From a single Rutidosis leptorrhynchoides isolate AG116_Rl617_1_P2 chromosome 5, CSIRO_AGI_Rlap_v1, whole genome shotgun sequence genomic region:
- the LOC139849537 gene encoding uncharacterized protein, producing MTRLRMTRLRSLWGNHNFDYVVSMARGFSGGIISLWDPNTFIRSDIWCDVNFVIVKGRWVAKNIEVFMVNVYAPQNVNDKASLWQRLSNFMSNNEGMFALFGDWNAVRYESERCGSDFCPIDARFFNDFIEDNALYELPLGGLIYTWCNKAGSKLSKLDRIFFSNNVIQIVDDFTGTVLPRDFVKLTWDEINIVHLYSNITYKLRLLKAKLKNWIHATRTSEAKSLFDVEKQIVELDVLIDSGQPTDDIITNRNTLFLKKEELIKLSGFDKMQKARIKWDVEVEPNVIKNLFFEYYKNKFENVDSGADFNSIVPNYVLSESEAEFLEREVDNEEIKRAVWDCSSTKAPGPDGFSFQFIKDFWDILQADLCRDIRCFFSTGILPTGANSAFFSLIPKVKNPVLIFEFRPIS from the exons ATGACTAGATTGAGAATGACACGATTAAGGTCATTATGGGGAAACCATAACTTCGACTATGTTGTTAGCATGGCTCGAGGTTTTTCAGGTGGTATTATTTCTTTATGGGATCCAAATACGTTCATTAGAAGCGATATATGGTGTGATGTGAACTTTGTTATCGTTAAGGGGAGATGGGTTGCTAAAAATATCGAGGTGTTCATGGTTAATGTTTATGCCCCGCAAAACGTGAACGACAAAGCCTCTTTGTGGCAGAGACTCTCGAATTTTATGTCTAATAATGAAGGAATGTTCGCTTTATTTGGCGATTGGAATGCGGTGAGATATGAAAGCGAAAGGTGTGGCTCAGATTTTTGCCCGATTGATGCTCGTTTTTTCAATGATTTCATAGAGGATAATGCGTTATACGAACTTCCTCTTGGCGGCCTTATATACACGTGGTGTAACAAGGCGGGCAGTAAGCTTAGTAAACTTGATCGTATTTTTTTTTCTAACAATGTTATCCAAATTGTTGATGATTTTACAGGCACGGTTCTCCCACGCG ATTTTGTTAAACTAACATGGGATGAAATTAATATTGTTCATCTGTACTCCAATATCACTTATAAACTCAGACTTTTAAAGGCTAAGTTGAAAAATTGGATACATGCTACTAGAACATCAGAAGCCAAATCTTTGTTTGACGTGGAGAAGCAAATAGTCGAGCTTGATGTTCTCATCGATTCTGGACAGCCCACTGACGACATTATTACAAATCGAAATACTTTATTCTTGAAAAAAGAAGAGCTCATTAAATTGTCCGGTTTCGATAAAATGCAAAAAGCAAGAATTAAATGGGATGTCGAGG TTGAACCGAACGTGATAAAGAATTTGTTTTTTGAGTACTACAAAAACAAATTTGAAAATGTTGATTCAGGAGCAGATTTTAACTCGATCGTTCCAAATTATGTCCTTTCTGAGTCGGAAGCTGAATTTTTAGAACGAGAAGTTGATAATGAGGAAATTAAAAGAGCCGTGTGGGATTGTAGTAGTACAAAAGCTCCTGGTCCGGATGGTTTTTCATTccaatttatcaaagatttttgggACATTTTACAAGCTGATTTATGTAGAGATATTCGTTGTTTTTTCAGCACGGGTATTCTTCCAACTGGGGCGAATTCAGCCTTTTTTTCACTCATCCCGAAAGTTAAAAACCCTGTGCTTATTTTCGAGTTTAGACCGATCTCGTAG